The Sinorhizobium sojae CCBAU 05684 DNA window ACGGAAAAAGATACTCGTGGCCGTTCTTCCCGATGAAGGTCTGGAAGATTGCATTCGCGTCAGCATCGGGACGAAACCACAAATGGATGCGTTTCTTGCGGCTGTCGAGGACATTTCGGGAGCTCAGACAATCTCGATGATGGGACGTATAGCCGCTTCAGGCTCGGCTCTTTTGCACGTAGGAAAAGACAGTGGCGACAGGAAAGAGAGCGACGACCGGAAGACTGGTCTCCCACAGCGCTAACTACGCCACGCCCGTGAGGAAGCTGAGTTCATAGCCTGGCGCCTGCATGTGTCTAAAGGCGTGCTCCACAACACAAGGTCGCTGGGACGGAAACATCTGCCGGTAGGTGCACTGAAAAACTGTTGAGCAATAGCCGAGCACGCAGGGATGTGTGCCGTCGGCGGCTTAACGATTTGGCTTCCGCCACCGTTGCAAGGGCAGGCTCACCGTGAATAGCGATGTTCGGCCAAATAAAGCCCCCAGGTCTCATTTCGCTCGAATTGAAGTCCGGGGCTACCAGGGTAAAGTGAGACGTTAAATGAGAAAAATCCTTCCTTCAAAGCTAGCTTTCGGCATATTCGACCATTTGGACGAGGACGGTAACGCCATGGCACGGCAATACGCAGACCGCCTCACGCTAACGGAAGCATGTGATCGTCTCGGCTTTTACGCTTACCACCTAGCGGAGCACCATTTTTCGCCGCATGGGAGAAGCCCATCGCCGAATCTGTTCCTATCGAGCGTCGCGCAGCGCACCCGTCAACTTCGTCTTGGCCCGCTTGTCATGCTGCTTAGCCTTTCTCATCCGCTGCGTGCGTTTGAGGAGATCTGCATGCTTGACCATTTGAGCGGCGGTAGGGCCGAGTTGGGCATAGGGCGCGGCTCTCTTCCGATCGAGCTAGGTTACTTCGGGATCGATCCGGACGCGGTGGCTGGACGCTATTTCGAAGCCAGCGAAATCCTGATGGAGGCGATGAGGGGCGGCAATCTTTCCTACCGCGGCGACCACTTTGAACTAAACAATGTCCCCTTGATCCTGAGGCCTCATCAACGCCCGCACCCGCCGACTTGGATCGCCACCAACCGACCTGAGTCTGCACGCTGGGCCGCTACAAACGGCGCAAATGTCGCATGTGTGGGACCCGCCTCGCTTGTTCGCAGGATTACTGATGCCTTCCGTTCCGAGGAAGGACTCAGTTCTGGCGCGAACTGCAACGCGTCATTTCTCGGACTGCTCCGCATGATTGTCGTCGGGCAATCTGCAGAACATGCATACTCGCTTGCGGCTCCTGCCTTCGAACGATGGCTGAATAACTTCAAATTCCTGTACGACCTCCATGCAATTCCAGTTCCGCCAAATCTGCCTCTGACCTTCGATGCAGCAATCGAAAGTGAATTGTGCGTCGTAGGAACGGCGCCTGTCGTGCGACGGGCTCTGCTTGATCAAGTCGACGAAGCAGGTGCTAACTATCTCCTTTGTCAGGTCGCGTTTGGAGATTTGCCTTTGGATGCTTCGCTGTATACCGCAATGACCATTCAATCGGAACTAATGGATCGAGTTGGCTGAGTGCCATGGTGCCTGACGAAGTCAGGCGTGTGTAAAAGCGACGGCTTCCTGTCGTATCAGGCGCAACTCCAATTCGGCCCCAAAACCAACAATGGGCTGGTCGGCGCTAAGTACATCTGACTCGAAGGTATTTTATCGGGTAGCGTGGCTTCTGGGAAGAGGTAAGATGGTCGAGATCGACGCAATATTGATAACAGACGTAAACGGAATAGGAACGACCGCGGATGATCAACTAGCATTTGTCAGTTTGATTGCTGATCAAGGGGAAACAACCACAGTAGCATTCGGTCCAGAAATGGGCAGCAGAATAGCTGCTTCGTTCATGGCCGCATGCGGACAGCTCCAACATCAAATCGCTACGAGAACGGGGAAGGAGGAAAGAAAGTTCAAGCCCTTTGCTGCAGCCGGATTCAGCGTCAGAGCTGGTCTGGCCGCCGATGGCTCCAATTCGGGAATGTTATCAATTTCAACCGTAGCGGGCGCCGAGGTTCACTTTATAGCAACGGAACGTTCTCTTCGAGAACTCGAAAACCAATTAACGTTATTGCTCGAACAATTGCGGTTACGTTCGCGACCGAATTAATGCGATTGTAGCGGTAACAAAGCTCTTATGACTATCATGGCTAGTGGTATCCGCCTAACATAAGAGTCTGTATGGGATTCCCTTTGGCGAGTGCGTATGCGAGTGTGGCGCATGCGCACAGGAAGAGCCTTCACCGTTTCGCCGACCGATCGCCAACGCCTGAGAGCCCTCATCAGTGATCGCAATGCGCCGCAGAAGCACGTCTGGCGCGCCGAGATCATCCTGCTGAGTGCCGATGGCGTCGGCACCGTCGAGATCATGCGACAGACCGGCAAGTCGAAGACCTGCGTGTGGCGCTGGCAGGAGCGCTTCGCCACGGAAGGCTTCGAGGGTCTCTTGCGCGACAAGACGCGCCCCTCGCGCATTGCGCCGCTCGGGCCGGAGATCGGCGAGCAGGTGGTGGCGCTTTCGCTTGCCGACCCGCCGGGCGAGACGACGCACTGGACTGCCGACATGATGGCGGCCGAGGTGGGCGTCAGCGCCAGCGCGGTGCGCCGCATCTGGAAGGCGCACGGTCTCCAGCCCCACCGCTGGCGGGCCTTCAAGCTCTCCAACGACCCGCAGTTCGTCGCCAAGCTCAAAGACGTTGTCGGCCTCTACGTCGACCCGCCGGCCCATGCCATCGTGCTGTCGGTCGACGAGAAGAGCCAGATCCAGGCGCTCGACCGCACCCAGCCCGGCCTGCCCCTGAAGAAGGGCCGGCTCGGCACCATGACCCACGACTACAAGCGGCATGGCACGACCACGTTGTTTGCCGCCCTCAACGTGCTCGACGGCACCGTCATCGGCAGGAACATGCAGCGTCACAGGCATCAGGAGTTCATCCGTTTTCTCAACGCCATCAACGCCCAAGTGCCGGCCGACAAGGCGATCCACGTCATCCTCGACAACTATGCCGCCCACAAGCATCCCAAGGTGCGCGCCTGGCTCGACCGCCATCAGCGCTTTACCTTCCACTTCACGCCGACGTCCTGCTCGTGGCTCAACGCCGTCGAGGGCTTCTTCGCCAAACTGTCGAAGCGTCGCCTCAAGCGCGGCGTCTTTCATTCGGTCGTTGACCTCCAGGCCGCCATCAACCGCTTCCTTACAGAGCACAACCAACAACCCAAGCCCTTCACCTGGACCGCCGATCCCGACAAAATCATCGCTGCCGTCAAACGGGGGCACCAAGTGTTAGATTCCATCCACTAGCAAGGCCTGGCAGTAATGGATATCGCCCATTTGGGTAAAATTCACGCGGGCAATTCGAACGGCAATCATTTTGGCACGAGCGGCGCTGGCTGGTCGTCCATGTCGAGTGCATATTTTCCCAAACGGCGGATATGCCCGGTGTGGGGACTGAGAGTGGCGGCAAGCTTCGGCGTGAAGCCCGCCTGACCACCTGCCGATAGTTAGGCATGGCGCTTGCTACCGTAATACCAACTTCGCTCGGAATCTGATCGAGCGGGAAGTCTCCTGCGCCGCATCCCAATCGTGCGCTATGCGGATCTGTCAATGAACAGCGCGTCGCGCTGCAGCCGCCACGGCCTTTGCCACCAGCCGCATTGATGACATAGCGTCATGGTGCCTGACTGTCTCATCTTGGTTGATGAGGTGGAACGACCCGCTACCACAGCATCAACGTGCTAACGTGGTTGACCTTGCCCCGTTGAAATAATCCATTTTGAAGTAAGCTCTGGCCCATTGAGAGGACCAGAGAATGAAGCGCAACCGTTTCACAGACGAACAGATCATCGGGATTCTGAAGGAGCACGAGGCGGGCACGCCGGTCTCGGAGCTTTGCCGCAAGCACGGCGTCAGCGATGCGAGCATCTATAAATGGAAGGCCAAATTCGGCGGCATGGACGTGTCCGAAGCCAAGCGGCTGAAGACGCTGGAGGACGAGAACGCGAAGCTGAAGCGGCTTCTGGCGGATGCGATGCTCGACAATGCTGCTCTGAAAGACCTTTTGGGAAAGAAGTGGTGACGCCCGCAGCCAAGCGGAGTGCTGTCGCGCATCTGATGAGCCAACATGGGATGAGCGAACGGCGGGCGTGTAAAGCCATCGGCTTTTGCCGAATGACGATCCGTTATGAAACCAGGCGCAGCGACGATCATGGCCTTCGCGAGCGAATGAAGGCGCTGGCACATGAACGCCGCC harbors:
- a CDS encoding IS630 family transposase encodes the protein MRTGRAFTVSPTDRQRLRALISDRNAPQKHVWRAEIILLSADGVGTVEIMRQTGKSKTCVWRWQERFATEGFEGLLRDKTRPSRIAPLGPEIGEQVVALSLADPPGETTHWTADMMAAEVGVSASAVRRIWKAHGLQPHRWRAFKLSNDPQFVAKLKDVVGLYVDPPAHAIVLSVDEKSQIQALDRTQPGLPLKKGRLGTMTHDYKRHGTTTLFAALNVLDGTVIGRNMQRHRHQEFIRFLNAINAQVPADKAIHVILDNYAAHKHPKVRAWLDRHQRFTFHFTPTSCSWLNAVEGFFAKLSKRRLKRGVFHSVVDLQAAINRFLTEHNQQPKPFTWTADPDKIIAAVKRGHQVLDSIH
- a CDS encoding LLM class flavin-dependent oxidoreductase; the protein is MRKILPSKLAFGIFDHLDEDGNAMARQYADRLTLTEACDRLGFYAYHLAEHHFSPHGRSPSPNLFLSSVAQRTRQLRLGPLVMLLSLSHPLRAFEEICMLDHLSGGRAELGIGRGSLPIELGYFGIDPDAVAGRYFEASEILMEAMRGGNLSYRGDHFELNNVPLILRPHQRPHPPTWIATNRPESARWAATNGANVACVGPASLVRRITDAFRSEEGLSSGANCNASFLGLLRMIVVGQSAEHAYSLAAPAFERWLNNFKFLYDLHAIPVPPNLPLTFDAAIESELCVVGTAPVVRRALLDQVDEAGANYLLCQVAFGDLPLDASLYTAMTIQSELMDRVG